One region of Gossypium raimondii isolate GPD5lz chromosome 6, ASM2569854v1, whole genome shotgun sequence genomic DNA includes:
- the LOC105773235 gene encoding aldehyde dehydrogenase family 7 member B4, which produces MGFSRKEYEFLSEIGLSAGNLGCFVNGTWKGSGPVVSTLNPAHNQKIAEVSEASIQDYEEGMQACSEAAKIWMQVPAPKRGDIVRQIGDALRSKLQQLGRLVSLEMGKILPEGIGEVQEIIDMCDFAVGLSRQLNGSVIPSERPNHMMLEMWNPLGIVGVITAFNFPCAVLGWNACIALVCGNCVVWKGAPTTPLVTIATTKLVAEVLEKNNLPGAIFTSFCGGAEIGEAIAKDRRINLVSFTGSSKVGVKVQQTVNERFGKCLLELSGNNAIIVMDDADIKLAVRSVLFAAVGTAGQRCTTCRRLLLHESIYRTVVDQLLDVYKQVKIGDPLEKGTLLGPLHTSSSRKNFEKGIEIIKSQGGKILTGGGIIESEGNFVQPTIVEISPDANVVKEELFAPVLYVMKFKTLKEAIEINNSVPQGLSSSIFTSKPEFIFKWIGPQGSDTGIVNVNIPTNGAEIGGAFGGEKATGGGREAGSDSWKQYMRRSTCTINYGSELPLAQGINFG; this is translated from the exons ATGGGTTTTTCAAGGAAAGAGTACGAGTTCTTGAGCGAGATCGGATTGAGTGCTGGCAATTTGGGATGTTTTGTGAATGGCACCTGGAAAGGAAGTGGCCCTGTGGTTTCTACTCTTAATCCTGCCCATAATCAG AAAATTGCCGAAGTTAGTGAGGCTTCCATCCAAGACTATGAGGAAGGGATGCAAGCTTGCAGTGAAGCAGCAAAGATTTGGATGCAG GTTCCAGCCCCTAAGAGAGGTGACATAGTTCGACAAATAGGTGATGCATTGAGATCCAAACTACAGCAGCTTGGCCGCCTTGTTTCTCTTGAGATGGGAAAAATTCTTCCCGAAGGAATTGGGGAAGTTCAA GAAATCATTGACATGTGTGACTTTGCTGTGGGTTTAAGCAGGCAATTGAATGGGTCTGTAATACCTTCAGAAC GTCCAAATCATATGATGTTGGAG ATGTGGAATCCCCTTGGAATTGTTGGTGTAATTACGGCATTTAATTTCCCATGTGCTGTTCTTG GATGGAATGCCTGCATTGCACTGGTGTGTGGAAACTGTGTTGTTTG GAAAGGTGCTCCAACCACTCCTCTGGTTACAATAGCAACAACAAAATTAGTGGCTGAAGTTTTGGAAAAGAATAACTTACCTGGTGCAATTTTCACATCATTTTGTGGTGGTGCTGAAATTGGGGAAGCAATTGCAAAAGATCGACGCATTAATCTAGTTTCATTTACAGGGAGTTCGAAG GTGGGTGTAAAAGTACAACAAACAGTAAATGAGAGGTTTGGTAAATGCTTGCTTGAACTAAGTGGAAACAATGCAATAATTGTCATGGATGATGCCGACATAAAATTAGCTGTTCGGTCTGTACTATTTGCTGCTGTTGGTACTGCTGGTCAGCGCTGTACCACATGTCGTAGACTG CTTCTTCATGAAAGTATATATCGGACTGTAGTTGACCAGCTACTTGATGTGTACAAACAAGTTAAGATAGGGGACCCATTAGAAAAGGGTACCTTGCTTGGGCCATTGCACACTTCTTCTTCAAGGAAGAACTTTGAGAAAGGAATAGAGATAATTAAGTCACAG GGGGGAAAGATTCTTACTGGTGGCGGTATAATAGAGTCTGAGGGGAACTTTGTGCAGCCCACAATTGTTGAGATTTCTCCAGATGCCAATGTTGTTAAAGAAGAGCTGTTTGCACCAGTTCTTTATGTCATGAAATTTAAG ACTTTGAAAGAAGCAATTGAAATAAACAACTCTGTTCCTCAAGGATTGAGCAGTTCCATCTTCACTAGTAAACCtgaattcattttcaaatggaTTGG TCCACAAGGAAGTGACACTGGTATTGTCAATGTGAACATACCAACCAATGGGGCTGAAATAGGTGGTGCTTTTGGTGGTGAAAAGGCCACAGGAGGAGGCCGTGAAGCTGGCAGTGATTCTTGGAAACAATACATGCGACGGTCAACCTG CACAATAAACTACGGGAGTGAGTTACCGCTGGCACAAGGAATCAATTTCGGCTAG